DNA sequence from the Paenibacillus azoreducens genome:
CGCATCCGCATAACCAAAGGTCAAACGAAGCATCATGGCAAGTGACAGAATCGTCGCGATCGGGTTCGCCAGATTCTGTCCGGCAATATCAGGTGCGGAGCCGTGAACAGGCTCATACAAACCGAATGCCCCCTCGCCCATTGAAGCCGATGCCAGCATGCCGATCGAACCTGTAAGCATGGCTGCTTCATCACTGAGAATGTCGCCGAACATGTTTTCCGTAACAATCACGTCAAAGCTTGCCGGACGGCGGAGCAGCTGCATCGCGCAGTTGTCCACGAGCACATGCTCAAGTTCAACATCCGGGTATTCCGCTGCAACGCGGATGACAACTTCACGCCACAAACGGGAGGTTTCCAGCACATTGGCTTTGTCAACAGAAGCCAGTTTTTTGCGGCGCTTCTGGGCAATTTCAAAAGCCTGGCGCACGATGCGCTCTACTTCGGCTGCGTTGTACACGCAAGTATCAACCGCTTCTTCCCCTTGCTCGCCTTGACGTCTGAATTTATCTCCAAAATAAATCCCTCCGGTCAATTCCCGAACAACCATCAAATCCGTTCCTTCAAGCACTTCCGGTTTCAGTGTCGAAGCATCCTTCAGACAGTCGAACACAACCGCCGGACGCAGGTTGGAGAATAGTCCAAGCGCTTTGCGAATGCCCAGCAGCCCTGTCTCCGGACGCAGTTCCTTGGGATTGTTATCCCATTTCGGTCCGCCAACAGCGCCCAGCAGAACAGCATCGGCATTTTTACAAATGGCAAGCGTCTCTTCCGGAAGCGGCGTGCCCTTCTCGTCAATAGCGATTCCCCCAAAGAGGGCATGCTCTGTCTCAAATGCATAGCCGAACACTTCTTCCGCACGTTTTAACACTTTCTCGGCTTCTGCTACGACTTCAGGTCCAATTCCGTCTCCGCTGATTACGGCGATTTTTTTCACTTCTGGCATGTTTATCGACACTCCTTCTGGTTACTTCCTCACTGATCACATTATTCTATCTATTGTTGTATCATAACCTCTAGGGTATTGACCAAGATATAGAATCTATCACCTTTATAGCTTTTTCCTATAACCTTCAAGTTTTTGCTTTCTTATATCTTAAAATACCCGCTGCAAAGCATAAATTCCTACATTCCCATTCCTGGTTATTCCAGTTAAAATAGTCCTTGTAATGCCTATAACTATCGCCGAAGGAGTTGACGATTTTGCAATACGCCTATCTCGGTAAATCAGGTCTTAAAGTTAGCCGCTTATGTCTGGGCACGATGAATTTCGGCCCTGCGACGGATGAAAAGGAAGCGTTCCGGATCATGGACGCCGCCTTGGATGCAGGAATTCAGTTTTTTGATACCGCTAACATTTACGGCTGGGGGCAAAATTCCGGTCTGACGGAAACGATCATCGGCCGCTGGTTCGCGCAAGGCGGAGGCCGCCGCGAAAAGGTGGTGCTCGCCACCAAGGTGCACGGAGACATGCATGACCCTGCCGACGGGCCGAATGGTGCGGTAGGCTTGTCTGCCTACAAGATCCGCCGTCATCTCGAGGGTTCGCTGAGACGCCTGCAAACCGATCATATCGAACTGTATCAGATGCACCATATAGATCGGCATGTTTCCTGGGACGAACTTTGGGGGGCGTTCGAGCTGGCAGTAGCTCAAGGCAAAATCGGTTATGTCGGCTCCAGCAATTTTGCCGGCTGGCAAATTGCAGAGGCACAGGTCAAAGCGCAAAACCGACACTTTCTCGGTCTAGTTGCCGAGCAGCATAAATACAATTTGAACTGCCGGCTGCCAGAGCTCGAAGTGCTTCCCGCCGCTCAAGCGATGGGACTCGGCGTCATTCCGTGGAGCCCGCTTGACGGTGGGATGCTCGGACGCAATGCGCTGAAAATGCTGGAAGGTACGCGCAGCGGCAGAAATCCGCAAAAGATCGAAAAACATCGCGACCAACTGGAAGCGTTTGCAGATTTGTGCAATGAGCTTGGCGAACCGCAGGACAACGTCGCGCTTGCCTGGCTCATGACCCATCCTGCCGTTACAGCTCCGATCATCGGACCAAGAACGTTGGAGCAGCTTGAGAGCTCGCTGCGCGTCATTGACATTAAACTGGATGAAGCCGTATTGAAACGCCTGGACGAAATATTCCCGGGGCCCGGAGGAGAAGCACCGGAAGCCTACGCCTGGTAATGATTTCATGATACTTAAATTCCTTAAACGACTCGAATTCAGGGCAAACAAATAACCCCGCAAAGGAAATTGATGCAAAAGTGCATCTATTTACGCCACAACGGCTTGTTTTAGATAAAAAGCTTGCGAAAGTGCAAGCTTTTTTCCTTTTTCTGAGCAACAAGGTCATTCATGGTCAAAAAGATGCACTTTCGCAACAATTCTGCCTCCTACATCACAAAACGCCTGAAAAGGATGCACTTTCGCAACAATTCTGCCTCCCGCATCACAAAATGCCTGAAGAGGATGCACTTTCGCAACAATTCTGCCTCCCGCATCACAAAATGCCTGAAGAGGATGCACTTTCGCAACAATTCTGCCTCCCGCATCACAAAACGCCTGAAAGGATGCACTTTCGCAACAATTCTGCCTCCCACATCACAAAACGCCTGAAGAGGATGTACTTTCGCAACAATTGCACTTTGACTTCAAAACTCGAGGATAGCAAATCCTTCTGATTAACATGAAAAAGTTCCCCTTACAGAAACTGCTGCAAAAGTCGAGTCAATAGAAAAACCGATGCGGCCCGCTAGAGATCGCGGAGCCGCATCGGATAAGTTCATTTTCAGTTTGGTGATTAGAATATACTTTCGAATTATTTCTTGATCCAATGCATCATTTCACGAAGCTGTTTGCCCACGATTTCAATCTGATGATTGGCTTCGTTGCGGCGGGTTGCATTCAGGAATGCGCGGTTGGATTGGTTTTCAAGGATAAAGTCCCGAGCGAACTTACCTTGCTGGATATCGGCAAGCACTTCTTTCATGGCTTTCTTCGTTTCTTCGGTCACGACGCGAGGTCCAGTCACATAGTCGCCGTATTCAGCGGTGTTCGAGATGGAGTCGCGCATGTTAGCCATGCCGCCTTCATAAATCATGTCGACGATCAGCTTCATTTCATGCAAGCACTCGAAGTATGCCATCTCAGGAGCATAACCTGCTTCTACGAGCGTTTCGAAGCCGGCTTTGATCAGGGCTGTGACGCCGCCGCAAAGTACAGCTTGTTCACCGAACAAGTCGGTTTCGGTTTCTTCGCGGAACGAAGTTTCGATAACCCCTGCACGGGTACAGCCGATGCCTTTCGCATAAGCAAGGCCGATTTGCTTTGCTTGTCCTGTAGCGTCCTGCTCGATAGCGATGAGACCCGGCACGCCAAAACCTTCAACGTAAGTGCGGCGAACCATGTGGCCCGGAGATTTAGGCGCTACCAGAAGCACGTCCGCATCTTTAGGAGCCACGATTTGCCCGAAATGAATGTTGAAGCCGTGGGAGAACATCAATGCCGCGCCTTTTTTCAGGTTTGGCTCGATATCGTTTTTATACACCGCAGCTTGTGTTTCATCCGGCATGAGAATTTGCACGATGTCCGCTTTGCTTGTTGCTTCTGCAACGGAATAAACTTCAAAGCCGTCGTTTTTTGCTTTGTCAAAGGATTTGCCTTCACGCAGGCCGATAATAACTTTTACGCCGCTATCACGCAGGTTTTGTGCTTGGGCATGCCCTTGGCTTCCGTAACCGATGACGGCAACGGTTTTGCCTTTCAATACGCTAAGTTCTGCATCTTGCTCATAATAAGTAGTAATTGCCATGTTAATATATCCTCCTTTGTTTTAAAAAAAGAACCCTTTATGAAGAGCGGGTGTTTCAAGAGATTGACCAAGGCACTTAAGCAGCTCCTCCAATCCCTTCAAACTCCCGCTCTTCGGCGGGAATTCATTTCAACTCGATTTTACAACTATACGTTTCCACGGATCATTGCAGTCACGCCTGTACGGGAAAGTTCCCGGATGCCATAAGGCTTCAGCAGTTCGATCATTGCATCGATTTTGGTTGTGTCCCCTACCACTTGAACCATCAGGTTATGGCTGCCGATATCTACCACCGCGGCCCGGAAGGTTTCCACCACGCCCATGATTTCAGGACGTTCCGACGGTTCGGCGTTTACCTTGATCAGCGCGAGTTCCCTAGCCACCATCGGATTGGAGCTGAGGTTGATGACCTTAATGACATCAATCAGCTTATACAGCTGTTTCTCAATCTGCTCCAATGTCTGCTCATCGCCTACGGTTACGATAACCATCCGCGAAAGTCCGGTTTCTTCGGATTGTCCAACGGTGATGCTTTCGATGTTGAAGCCCCGTCTTCCGAACAATCCGGAAACTCTCTGCAAAACGCCCGGCTGATCATTTACTAAAACGGCAATGGTATGTCTCGTACTCATAGTTATGCATCTCCCAACAACATTTGATCAATGGTCGAGCCTTGAGTTACCATCGGATAAACATTTTCACCCTTGCTGACCACGAACTCGACAACGACTGGTCCAGGCGTTTCAAGCGCTTCCGCCCAAGCTTGGCGCGCTTCTTCCTTGTTGGTTGCCCGGAGTCCTTTGACGCCGTAAGCCTCAGCCAGTTTCACGAAATCCGGACTTCCTTCCAGATCGATATGGCTGTAACGGTTGTCGTAAATCAGTTCCTGCCACTGGCGGACCATACCCAGCACCTGATTGTTGATGATTACAATCTTCACCGGGATGTTGTTGATTGCGCAGATCGCCAGTTCCTGCGAACACATCTGCATGCCGCCGTCGCCATTAACCGAGATGACGAGCCGTTCCGGATGTGCCATTTGGGCGCCGATTGCGGACGGCAGTCCAAAGCCCATCGTTCCAAGTCCGCCGGATGTGATCCAGGAGCGCGGCTGGTTGAATTTATAATATTGAGCCGCCCACA
Encoded proteins:
- the leuB gene encoding 3-isopropylmalate dehydrogenase, which encodes MPEVKKIAVISGDGIGPEVVAEAEKVLKRAEEVFGYAFETEHALFGGIAIDEKGTPLPEETLAICKNADAVLLGAVGGPKWDNNPKELRPETGLLGIRKALGLFSNLRPAVVFDCLKDASTLKPEVLEGTDLMVVRELTGGIYFGDKFRRQGEQGEEAVDTCVYNAAEVERIVRQAFEIAQKRRKKLASVDKANVLETSRLWREVVIRVAAEYPDVELEHVLVDNCAMQLLRRPASFDVIVTENMFGDILSDEAAMLTGSIGMLASASMGEGAFGLYEPVHGSAPDIAGQNLANPIATILSLAMMLRLTFGYADAADAIEAAVTQVLNEGHRTGDIAVDKSKAVGTREMGDLIVAAIKK
- a CDS encoding aldo/keto reductase; this encodes MQYAYLGKSGLKVSRLCLGTMNFGPATDEKEAFRIMDAALDAGIQFFDTANIYGWGQNSGLTETIIGRWFAQGGGRREKVVLATKVHGDMHDPADGPNGAVGLSAYKIRRHLEGSLRRLQTDHIELYQMHHIDRHVSWDELWGAFELAVAQGKIGYVGSSNFAGWQIAEAQVKAQNRHFLGLVAEQHKYNLNCRLPELEVLPAAQAMGLGVIPWSPLDGGMLGRNALKMLEGTRSGRNPQKIEKHRDQLEAFADLCNELGEPQDNVALAWLMTHPAVTAPIIGPRTLEQLESSLRVIDIKLDEAVLKRLDEIFPGPGGEAPEAYAW
- the ilvC gene encoding ketol-acid reductoisomerase encodes the protein MAITTYYEQDAELSVLKGKTVAVIGYGSQGHAQAQNLRDSGVKVIIGLREGKSFDKAKNDGFEVYSVAEATSKADIVQILMPDETQAAVYKNDIEPNLKKGAALMFSHGFNIHFGQIVAPKDADVLLVAPKSPGHMVRRTYVEGFGVPGLIAIEQDATGQAKQIGLAYAKGIGCTRAGVIETSFREETETDLFGEQAVLCGGVTALIKAGFETLVEAGYAPEMAYFECLHEMKLIVDMIYEGGMANMRDSISNTAEYGDYVTGPRVVTEETKKAMKEVLADIQQGKFARDFILENQSNRAFLNATRRNEANHQIEIVGKQLREMMHWIKK
- the ilvN gene encoding acetolactate synthase small subunit codes for the protein MSTRHTIAVLVNDQPGVLQRVSGLFGRRGFNIESITVGQSEETGLSRMVIVTVGDEQTLEQIEKQLYKLIDVIKVINLSSNPMVARELALIKVNAEPSERPEIMGVVETFRAAVVDIGSHNLMVQVVGDTTKIDAMIELLKPYGIRELSRTGVTAMIRGNV